From the Sphingobacteruim zhuxiongii genome, the window CCGTTGTCATCAACTTCATCTGTCGTGTAGTTCGCAATTTCTTTGACTTCTGGATTTGCATTTCCCATAGCAATTCCAAGTTCTACATGCTTTAACATGCTAATATCATTTCCTCCATCTCCAAAAGCCATCGTATGACTTATGTCAATTCCAAAATGCTTACAGATGATGTCGATGCCGACTTTCTTACTCAAACCTTTTGGATTCACATCGGCAAATAGTGGAGTCCATCGTGAAGCTAATGAATTCGGCATTACTTGATTCATGAATTCTTCTTCCACATCTGGACCAAGAAATATGTTTGTTTGTAAAATACTGCTGGTGTCAACCAAGTCCATGTCGACTAGTTTAGGGACAGGTAGATTTAGATGCGCGTACATTCCTGCGATTTCAGGGGTAACATCATGAATGGTGATTTCATGTTCCGACATAAAGGAGAAGCTTAGCGGCTTTTCTTTTGCGTAATCCATCACCGATTGAATATCTTGACTGTCGATTGCTTGACGATAAAGCACTTCGCTGTCCTTCGTAAGACAATATCCTCCGTTGAAAGTAATAAAACCATCGAAGTCTAAAAATTTAACGTGGTCAATGCTATTTATCGAACGGCCCGTAGATAGAATCGTCTTTATCCCTTTGCTTTGCAATTCGCTGATTGCTTCTACGGTTGAGTCTGGTACTTTATGTGTCTTGAAGCTAATTAATGTACCGTCGATATCAAAAAAGACGGCCTTTACAACTGGGTTTTGCATATACAAAGTTACGTTTTAGGCTGATGATTCCTATCTTTGTTTCAAATTCTTAGAACATGGCTATATATCAGGATTTCATTGAACTTCTAAAAGAAAGTATTAAAGACCGCAAGCTCGTCAAATTGACACTAAGTCAATATAGAGGTCAAGAAATCGGGTTGAAAAATTTATACGTTAAGTTAGTTGAGATAAAGCGAGAATTGAAAATGTCTTTTGTTTATCGCTACGAGACTCGAGATATAACAAAGAATTTCAGTCTAAGAGAAGGTTTTGATGTATTGGTCGAAGCGGTTCATTTTAAGGGGTTTCGCTCAGTAGTTTTGCAATCGATCGATGAACAACTGGAAATGCAGATGAACAAAAAAGCAGAGTGGGCTGGTAGTAAGAAAGTTTTGTCGGAAAGTAAGGAGTTGAATCTTAATCACGATAAACAAAAGGAGCGTAAGCTTCAAGACGCGTCGAAATCATATTTACATGATTTAAAATTGACGGATAGTGCGGGTCAAGTTTATAAGAATGCGCAAGATAAGTGGAAGCAAATAAATCATTATATCGAGATTTTGAGTAGTTCGTTGAATAATCTTCCGAATGACCAATCTCTTCGAATAGTAGATATGGGTGCAGGGAAGGGTTATTTAACCTTTGCATTATATGACTACTTGCAATCTACCTTAAAAAGGGATGTGTCAGTTGTTGGAGTGGAGTTTCGACAAGACCTAGTTGAATTGTGTAATCGTATTGCAGAACGAGCAGGATTTCAGCAATTGCATTTCGAGGAGGGTACAATCGAGAATTATCAGGCGAACAAAAAGATTGATGTACTAATTGCTTTACACGCTTGTGATACAGCGACAGATGACGCTATCTATAAAGGTATTCAGGATGAAGCTTCGTTAATTGTTGTAGCGCCTTGTTGCCACAAACAAGTTCGACGAGAGTTGGAACGTGTGAAGGTGAAAAATGATCTAGACTTTATGACGCAATATGGTGTTTTTATGGAACGTCATGCAGAAATGCTTACTGACAGTATCAGGGCATTGATTCTAAACTATTATGGATACGAGACGAAAGTAATGCAATTCATATCAGATCAACATACACCGAAAAATGTCATGATAGTTGCGGAAAGAAAGACGGTAAGTACCGAACAACAGCTTATTATCCTTGAAAAGCTTGCTCGATTAAAAGATTACTATGGTCTTGGATACCAACATTTGGAGCGTCTTTGCCAACTGAATGCAGAGGTGTCGAAATAAAGTCAAATAAAGCACAGCAAAAACATATTAAAAAATCCTTACGAAATGGCTTATTGACTACAAGATTGTGGTTAATTTAGCCTAACATTTCGTCACAAAGTCCTATCTTTGTGTTTTGAAAAAACGATACAATGAGAATTTCATATAATTGGTTAAAAAATTTTATTCAGATAGATAAAACCCCCGGAGAGTTATCGTTGATTCTTACTGATATTGGTTTGGAAGTTGAATCATTAGAGGTAGAACAAAGTATCCCTGGAGGTTTAGAAGGTTTAGTAGTAGGTGAGGTTCTAACTTGTGAACAACATCCGAATGCTGATAAACTAAAGGTTACGACGGTTACCGTTGGTTCTGGGGAACCTTTACACGTTGTCTGTGGGGCGCCAAATGTTAGAAAAGGATTAAAAGTAATTGTTGCTCCTGTAGGTGCGACATGTCATCCAACTAACGGAGAGCCTTTTAAAATCACTAAATCAAAAATTCGTGGAGAAGTCTCGGAAGGAATGTTATGTGGTGAGGATGAGATTGGTCTAGGTAGTTCTCATGCAGGTATTGTTGAGCTTTCTGAAAATGCCGTTGTTGGTTCTCTAGTAAAATCGTATTTCAATATGGAAGACGATTATGCTTATGAAATAGGACTTACGCCTAACCGTGCAGACGCTGCGTCTCACTTGGGGGTAGCGCGCGATTTAGCTGCATATTTCAAAATCCCAGTAAACGCGATTGATGTAGAAGGCTTTAACGAATGTTCAAATTCAGGAACTTCTGTTGAAGTACTTTCAAGCGAAGATGCACCCAGATATGCTGGTGTCAATATAACCGGAATTAAAGTTGGTGAGTCTCCAGAATGGTTGAGAAATAAATTGACGGCAATTGGAATTCGCTCAATTAATAATATTGTCGATGTTACGAATTATATTCTGCATGATTTAGGACAACCTTTACATGCGTTCGATGCCGATAAAATCGCGGGCGATAAAATTATCGTGCGTAAGGCAAAAGAAGGAGAGTTAATGGTGACATTGGATGCTGTAGAGCGTAAATTGTCTGCTGAAGATTTAGTTATCGCGGATGCTGAAAAGCCGATGTGTATAGCCGGAGTCTTCGGTGGTGCAAATTCGGGAGTGTCTGATTCGACAACTTCGATTTTCCTTGAATCTGCGTATTTCAACCCGGTTACTGTTCGGAAAACATCAAAAAGACATGCGTTAAAAACCGATTCATCTTTCCGTTTTGAACGTGGTGTTAATCCTGATATTACAGTTTTAGCATTAAAGAAAGCAGCAAAATTAATCGCTGAGGTTTCGGGAGGCCAAGTTTCATCGACGATTGTTGATCTTTATCCTGAACCGATCATGCCTTTCGAATTTGCGATAAGCTATCGCAATATTCAACGCATAATCGGAAAAGCAATTCCTAGTGAAACGATTCGTGATATCATTGTTAATTTGGGTATTGGGATTCAGAACGAAACAGCTGAAGGGTTTGATGTGATCGTACCTCCCTACAAAGTTGATGTGACTAGAGAAGTGGATGTTGTAGAGGAAGTATTGCGTATTTATGGCTATAATAATATTGAACTAAACACGCAAATTAAAGCTTCATTAAATACTTCGGAAAAGCCTGATAGAGAAGTTGTTTTGAACCAAATTGCTGATTTGTTGATTAGCAATGGCTATCGGGAAATTTTATCTAATTCGTTGACAAAGGCGGATTATTTAGAAAATCCAGAAACAGCTGTAAAGCTTTTGAATCCTTTAAGTAGCGATTTGGACAGTATGCGTCAAAACTTATTGTTTTCTTCATTGACTGCAATCGGTTATAATCAAAAGCGTAAAAATGGTGATTTGAAATTATTTGAGCTTGGTAAGTCTTATAATACAGATGGCGATTGGTATGCTGAAAAGCAAATATTTTCACTTGCTATTGCTGGAAACGAAGAACCTGAGCAATGGAATGCGAAATCAGAATCCGTAAGTTTCTACAATCTTAAATCGGCAGTAGATTTGATTGTAAAACGTTTAAAAATAGAAGGTCTTCGCATTGAAGATTATGAAGGAAGCTATTTCGACTTTGGATTAACCTATCGCAAAGGGGAGAAGGCACTTGTTTCATTTGGTGCTGTTTCTAAATCGAATTTAAAGAAAGCTGATGTGGAGGGCGTTGTATACTTTGCTCAGTTTGATTGGGATTTACTTTTGAAGGTGATCAAAAAGAACAAAATTACATTTAAGGAAGTTTCCAAATTCCCTTCTGTTCGTAGAGATTTAGCATTATTGTTAGACGAATCTATCACTTTTGAACAGTTGAGATTAATCGCTCTGAAGACGGAGAAAAAACTATTAAAAGAGGTAGGAATTTTTGATGTTTACAAAGGCGATAAGCTGCCTTCAGGTAAAAAATCTTATGCATTAAGTTTCGTCTTATTGGATGAGGATAAAACGCTAACCGATAAACAAATTGATGGCGTAATTCAAAAATTAATTGTTAACTTTGATAAAGAGGTTGGTGCAACGGTGCGTTAATCTTCATTAAAATTGCGAATATATATGGCGTCATTATCTTCCCAAATGAATATTATCGTTGAGAAAACGAAAAATTTAATTCAAATGTGTGAAGCCTTGCAAGAAGAAAACGATTTACTCAAGTTAGAGGCTCAATCTTTGCAAGTGGCGTTTGATACGAGTTCTGAGAAGGTTAAACAGCTGGAAGAGAAAGTGAAAGCTTTAGCAGTTGCCAAAACATTAGATGACTCAGCGGGCGATAAGGAAGCCATAAATGAAAAAATACTTGACACAAAACAAAAAATTAACGATTTTGTGCGAGAAATAGACAAATGTATAAGTCTTTTGAAGTAGGTTTAGTGAATTAGGTAAGGACTTATTACGTTTTTAAGCTCAAGAAAAATGGGAGAAATTTCCATAAAAATAAATATCGCTGATCGAGTATATCCACTTCGCGTTGATACGGAAGAGGAGGAAGTAATTCGTTATGCAGCGAAATTAATAAACGAAAAAATAAAAGAATTGCAGGATAATTATGCAGTTCGTGATAAGCAAGATTTATTGTCCATGTGTGTACTACAGTATGCGACAGGGATGATTAAAGCTGAGAAAAATGCACAGAATCAAGACTCAGGATTGGAAAGTGCGGTTCATGAACTAGATAATATACTGACAAATTTCTTTTCAAAATAAAACGTTTCCGTTCTTACATTTAGAGCTTATAACGACGAATTTGCCGCAATTAAATTCGGGTTGTCACTATTTTAAACTTAACGCTTCAATATCACGAGCAATACAAAGATGTAGGCCATTTTGCGAAAGCCATCTAGGTCATGATCATACGCTCAAATCATGTGTAATCGAAGTTTAATAATATTAGATACCTGAAAATTTAATTGCGGTTTTTTTTTGAATAAAAATTGCTATTACATTAACATATATAAATCATAAACAATGGAGTTATCAACTACTATATCAATAATAATATCACTTGTTGTAGGTGTGTTTATTGGACGATATTTGTTGCAGATGCTTTTCAAAAAGCAGGAGCAATCCGCTAATGATAAGGCTGCACAAATTATCAAAGATGCAGAACAACAAGGTGAACATAGCAAAAAGCAACGTCAATTAGAGGCAAAAGAAAAGTTTTTACAGTTGAAGGCCGAACATGAAAAAGAGGTAAATCAACGTAATAATGCCATTTCACAAAAAGAGAATACAGTTCGTCAGAAGGAACAATCCATGAACCAAAAACTGGAGAACTTAAATCGTGAGAAGCAGGAATTGGATGGCAAATCTAAGAAATTAGAGCAGTTAGTGGAGCTGAATGAGAAAAAGAAAGAAGAAGTAGAACTGTTAAAAGGTCAGCATATCAAGCAATTGGAAAGTATTGCAGGCTTGTCAGCTGATGAAGCGAAAGAACAATTAGTAAACTCATTACGTGAGGAAGCACGTTCTCAAGCAATAATTCAAATTAAAGACATCGTTGATGAGGCAAAGTTAACTGCATCAAAAGAAGCGAAGAAAGTTGTAATCCAAACGATTCAACGTACAGCAACTGAGGCAGCGATAGAAAACACAGTTTCAATATTTAATATTGAGAATGATGAGATTAAAGGACGTATTATCGGTCGTGAAGGTCGTAATATTCGTGCGTTAGAAGCAGCTACGGGAGTTGAAATTATTGTTGATGATACGCCTGAAGCGATCATCTTATCTGGTTTTGATCCTGTTCGTCGTGAAATTGCACGTTTATCTCTTCACAGATTGGTGACGGATGGTCGTATCCACCCTGCTCGTATTGAAGAGGTGGTAGCGAAGACGCGTACGCAGATTGAAGATGAGATTGTTGAGATTGGAGAGCGTACAGTAATTGACTTAGGTATCCATGGCTTACATCCTGAATTGATTCGTATGGTTGGTAGAATGCGTTATCGTTCGTCATACGGTCAAAACCTTTTACAGCACTCTCGTGAGGTGGCAAACTTCGCAGCGACAATGGCTTCTGAATTAGGCTTAAATGTTAAACATGCGAAGCGTGCAGGTCTTTTACATGATATTGGTAAAGTACCCGATGATAATCCAGAATTACCTCACGCTATCCTTGGTATGCAATTAGCTGAGAAATATAAGGAGCATCCAGATGTGTGTAATGCGATCGGAGCGCATCACGATGAGATCGAAATGACTTCTATGATTTCACCTATTGTTCAAGCATGTGACGCGATCTCTGGGGCTCGTCCTGGAGCTCGTCGTGAAGTGGTAGAGAGCTATATCAAACGCCTGAAAGAATTGGAAGATTTGGCGCTT encodes:
- a CDS encoding Cof-type HAD-IIB family hydrolase — its product is MQNPVVKAVFFDIDGTLISFKTHKVPDSTVEAISELQSKGIKTILSTGRSINSIDHVKFLDFDGFITFNGGYCLTKDSEVLYRQAIDSQDIQSVMDYAKEKPLSFSFMSEHEITIHDVTPEIAGMYAHLNLPVPKLVDMDLVDTSSILQTNIFLGPDVEEEFMNQVMPNSLASRWTPLFADVNPKGLSKKVGIDIICKHFGIDISHTMAFGDGGNDISMLKHVELGIAMGNANPEVKEIANYTTDEVDDNGIWNALKKYGLI
- a CDS encoding class I SAM-dependent methyltransferase → MAIYQDFIELLKESIKDRKLVKLTLSQYRGQEIGLKNLYVKLVEIKRELKMSFVYRYETRDITKNFSLREGFDVLVEAVHFKGFRSVVLQSIDEQLEMQMNKKAEWAGSKKVLSESKELNLNHDKQKERKLQDASKSYLHDLKLTDSAGQVYKNAQDKWKQINHYIEILSSSLNNLPNDQSLRIVDMGAGKGYLTFALYDYLQSTLKRDVSVVGVEFRQDLVELCNRIAERAGFQQLHFEEGTIENYQANKKIDVLIALHACDTATDDAIYKGIQDEASLIVVAPCCHKQVRRELERVKVKNDLDFMTQYGVFMERHAEMLTDSIRALILNYYGYETKVMQFISDQHTPKNVMIVAERKTVSTEQQLIILEKLARLKDYYGLGYQHLERLCQLNAEVSK
- the pheT gene encoding phenylalanine--tRNA ligase subunit beta, with the translated sequence MRISYNWLKNFIQIDKTPGELSLILTDIGLEVESLEVEQSIPGGLEGLVVGEVLTCEQHPNADKLKVTTVTVGSGEPLHVVCGAPNVRKGLKVIVAPVGATCHPTNGEPFKITKSKIRGEVSEGMLCGEDEIGLGSSHAGIVELSENAVVGSLVKSYFNMEDDYAYEIGLTPNRADAASHLGVARDLAAYFKIPVNAIDVEGFNECSNSGTSVEVLSSEDAPRYAGVNITGIKVGESPEWLRNKLTAIGIRSINNIVDVTNYILHDLGQPLHAFDADKIAGDKIIVRKAKEGELMVTLDAVERKLSAEDLVIADAEKPMCIAGVFGGANSGVSDSTTSIFLESAYFNPVTVRKTSKRHALKTDSSFRFERGVNPDITVLALKKAAKLIAEVSGGQVSSTIVDLYPEPIMPFEFAISYRNIQRIIGKAIPSETIRDIIVNLGIGIQNETAEGFDVIVPPYKVDVTREVDVVEEVLRIYGYNNIELNTQIKASLNTSEKPDREVVLNQIADLLISNGYREILSNSLTKADYLENPETAVKLLNPLSSDLDSMRQNLLFSSLTAIGYNQKRKNGDLKLFELGKSYNTDGDWYAEKQIFSLAIAGNEEPEQWNAKSESVSFYNLKSAVDLIVKRLKIEGLRIEDYEGSYFDFGLTYRKGEKALVSFGAVSKSNLKKADVEGVVYFAQFDWDLLLKVIKKNKITFKEVSKFPSVRRDLALLLDESITFEQLRLIALKTEKKLLKEVGIFDVYKGDKLPSGKKSYALSFVLLDEDKTLTDKQIDGVIQKLIVNFDKEVGATVR
- a CDS encoding cell division protein ZapA yields the protein MGEISIKINIADRVYPLRVDTEEEEVIRYAAKLINEKIKELQDNYAVRDKQDLLSMCVLQYATGMIKAEKNAQNQDSGLESAVHELDNILTNFFSK
- the rny gene encoding ribonuclease Y codes for the protein MELSTTISIIISLVVGVFIGRYLLQMLFKKQEQSANDKAAQIIKDAEQQGEHSKKQRQLEAKEKFLQLKAEHEKEVNQRNNAISQKENTVRQKEQSMNQKLENLNREKQELDGKSKKLEQLVELNEKKKEEVELLKGQHIKQLESIAGLSADEAKEQLVNSLREEARSQAIIQIKDIVDEAKLTASKEAKKVVIQTIQRTATEAAIENTVSIFNIENDEIKGRIIGREGRNIRALEAATGVEIIVDDTPEAIILSGFDPVRREIARLSLHRLVTDGRIHPARIEEVVAKTRTQIEDEIVEIGERTVIDLGIHGLHPELIRMVGRMRYRSSYGQNLLQHSREVANFAATMASELGLNVKHAKRAGLLHDIGKVPDDNPELPHAILGMQLAEKYKEHPDVCNAIGAHHDEIEMTSMISPIVQACDAISGARPGARREVVESYIKRLKELEDLALSYPGVEKTFAIQAGRELRVVVESEKVSDAQAEILAADISNRIQTEMTYPGQIKVTVIRETRSVSYAK